The sequence AGTAGAAGACTAAAAGTGGTTACATCTTGAATTAGAATGTCAACTTTGACAAAAGTGTGGTTAAACAAATCCCTTTGGAGAGTTGTCATAAGCTTTTAGTACTGTATTGTTATTACGTGATTAGTTCCAACTACTAAGTTACAATTTACTGACTAAAATTGGTATATAACAACGACCTCAATATTGAATTCTCACCAACCATATAGAGTCATTTACGCCCAATTGAAGTCATCgtcataacaaataaaaataataataacaacaatttcaaCTTGCTATATTGAGGGAAAAGGTAGAAGTTTAGgggaagaaagaaaaggaaaatacaaGCCAGCTCTAAAGACGACAGCAATGATTGGTCATTTTCTGGCCCCTAAAACTAACGCCCAGTTTTCGGACTTGGCTGGGCTGCCCTCTAACCTGATGGCACTGGCACCGGCACCACTTCCATTCCTTCGCCTTACAGTTTTTTCATCATTCATACTCTTGCCATTAGCGAATCGTTCCATATTTACTTTTACTAACGTAAATTTTCGAAAAAAGTAGTTGAAGCAAAATTAAGGACTAACGGCAAAACTGAAACAGTTTTCCTAACGACAGAATAATATTAGACCAAACTTCTAATCGAGGGCAAAAGTACGcgatttttaatctttttatccaAACAAAATAACGAACTTAAAATAAACACTGCAAAGGACTAAAAATGTAGATACAGCTATGAGTAAGGATTGGGTCACTGTCATCCTCGTGGTCACTTTAAACAGAAGAAAGTGCCAACCTCACAAGAAAAGAGGTCTTATGTATGGCAGACTCCAACCTCTCCATGTTTAAATTCACAATTTCCCTCTTATACCCCTGTCCCCACCTCCCCCCACAAACCCCACGCCCACCCCACCCCTTGCTTTATTCTTTTCTCTATAAAACCCTCCCCCCTAATCTCTCATTTCCTAATTCTAGCTTTGATCATAACATActcaatacaaagaaaaaaaaaaaaagagcctCAACTCCTCTTCCTACAAAAACGCAGCTACCTCccccaaaaaagaaaatttaaacatGTGTTCTTCCAAAACTAAACTACAAAGCAGTCCACAATCCCTCTCCCAGATCAATGGCCGACCTGTTCTTCAACCACATAGTAACATAGTTCCTCTATATGAACGCCGAAACTCGCTTAAAAGGACAACCAACACAGCTGCTCAGGTtaagaataataacaacaatgtTGGTACTAAAGTCAAGAATGGTTCAGCAACAACTCCGCCGGTGTCTCCTAAAATGAAATCGCCTAGACTACCAGCTATCAAGAGAGGGAATAATATCGATCCTAATGGCTTGAGTTCGAGTGCTGAGAAAGTTATGACTCCCAAAGGGACTGCAAATAAAACTCCAATTTTGATAAAGAAGCCTAAGAAAAGCAGTGGGGGTATAATAGGTTCACCACCTTCTGTGGAGAATTCTTcattgaaatattcctcctccttGATAGTCGAGGCACCGGGAAGCATAGCAGCAGCAAGAAGGGAGCAAGTTGCAATCGCGCAGGTGCAGAGGAAAATGAAAATTGCCCATTATGGAAGAACAAAATCTGCCAAGTATGAAGGGAAAGTATCTTCCCTCGACCCTTCATTCGCATCAGTAGTTAGCCCCAATCCTCGAGAGGAAAAAAGATGCAGCTTTATCACGCCTAATTCTGGTAATGACCACCTCAACTCTACGTTTCAAGGGCAATTAAGAACATATCATCTAACAAAATGAGACAAATTACTGTATTTCGATAAATAGGACTAAAGTTTTTGGTGTTCTGTTGTGTTTCCAGACCCGCTCTATATTGCATACCATGATGAAGAATGGGGAGTTCCTGTCCATGACGATAAGTAAGCATCTTTTTTCCCCTGTTTTTTCTGCTTTCTGCATATTTATAAGCTCCATTCTTGAACTAATTTCTATGTTTTATATACTCAGTCTGCTCTTTG comes from Capsicum annuum cultivar UCD-10X-F1 chromosome 2, UCD10Xv1.1, whole genome shotgun sequence and encodes:
- the LOC107859732 gene encoding uncharacterized protein LOC107859732 — encoded protein: MCSSKTKLQSSPQSLSQINGRPVLQPHSNIVPLYERRNSLKRTTNTAAQVKNNNNNVGTKVKNGSATTPPVSPKMKSPRLPAIKRGNNIDPNGLSSSAEKVMTPKGTANKTPILIKKPKKSSGGIIGSPPSVENSSLKYSSSLIVEAPGSIAAARREQVAIAQVQRKMKIAHYGRTKSAKYEGKVSSLDPSFASVVSPNPREEKRCSFITPNSDPLYIAYHDEEWGVPVHDDNLLFELLVLTGAQVGSDWTSVLKKRQEFRDAFSGFDPEIVSKYNEKKITSTSVEFGIELSQVRGAVDNSNKILEIKKTFGSFDKYLWGFVNNKPIATQYKACNKIPVKTSKSETISKDMVKRGLRYVGPTVIHSFMQAAGLTNDHLITCPRHLQCVALATQPPPAL